The Periplaneta americana isolate PAMFEO1 chromosome 1, P.americana_PAMFEO1_priV1, whole genome shotgun sequence DNA segment GGTATCGAATTACTTGTAATAGAGTTGTTATGtaacttattactttattagtAAATTGGCCTCTCAACAAAATTCATTAACTCCATAGCTATTTCAGCCCTGAAAGGTTCTCTAACCATCttgaaaaaaattacttatattcGAATTAAATCTTTGTTAACCTTATTCTACTTAATCATTAGTATTCAGTTTCTTTGGTAATCCATGTTCTTGCTTCctgattataatattttatatttactatgtCTTGTTCATATATTTCTCTCTTGTATTGTACACTTTGTCTTTTGGCAGCCACTAGCTAGTGGAAGTCGAATAAAGATTACACTGGccaacaaaaattttttttttgaatgtttcctgcacttcgagtcaattcttactaattttgggttgagaaaaccgaatatgacaatgaaaaatttttcttagccTAGTTTCTctgatacacaataggtggaagtatttcagtttaattgATTAAGAGAAaactatacattttaattacatatgacaacaacattgaaagtgcatttgaatttttttaaatggcagttacattctaagaATTCTAAATTGatggaagaatacctggcagatggttgggtctgaagagaatcatgtggTGGCTTCATGAGATTGTCGgcttttagcttgcctcttgtgaGTTCTGGAGCATTCCTACACAAAGACCAacagtaatccgcaagcattgtttcattccaacgGCCGTGATATCTTCGTTGCATAACAGAAATATCCTGATGGAATCTTTCTCCGTGTTCATCAGTGACAGCTCCACAACTAGAAGGGAAAAAGTCTAGGTGagagtggagaaaatggattttaagagaCATGTTGTATacgagttgatggtatttttgcaggagcactgtcaccaactgagtgtGGTTATCATCTTTTTTGTTGCctaaaatttatgaataactcCTTGAAGGCTTCCCAAGCTTCCTTTTCTTTCCCCTCCAAAACTTGGTCAATTGCAGGATCCTgtacaagttctcgaatttgtggcCCGACAAAAATAACTTCCTTaactttggcatcacttaatttcggaaatttctctcttacacACTTAAAGGCttgtccttcttggttcatactTTTGACAAAACTTTTCATCAAACCCATcttaatatgcaggggtggaagaagaacatcttttgaGTGCACGAGAGGCTTGGCAACgacatttttctcgctagggttaagatatcttgcaggccagtctgcttgaatataatgtgatttcctatccctgctgtcccacatacataaaaagcagcaatattttttGTACCCCAGTTAcattcctaagagtacagcaGTGACTTTTAGATCATCACATATTTTACACTTGTGTCTCCTTCATGTGAACTgcatgaccaacaggaatagaaggaagacggttcccattgtgaagtaatacagctttcaaactaagcgtggaggagtctatgaatagcctccattcagTTGGATCATGGTTAACATTCAAATATTTCATCAAACCATTAATGTCGCAACAAAcaacaagattgtttttcttctcaaaaaagggaagcagatccctgtgacgtcTGTACTGTGGAACCCTGACATCACGTTCaagaagattccattgctgtagtctagaccagaactgtagctcctgagagcgactACTTTCCTCCcttttcttaccccacccaccttttctaccagtatGGTCATGACATtgtagttacgctcggctgcatcaacattcttTCTCGTGGCGGCAGATATACactacgctatcaagaattacaaatgaacagataataaaatccttagaaagtaagagaaaaatgaatgagggaaataaataaattaaaagacatgtaaaataaattttaaaatgtatgtaagaAGGTTCCCTGTGTATATATTGTCCTATtattagtaaagccgattaaatccactttttgtgtaaaataagttaagtaggcctacagtccccgacttgtctttccgttctctgtattctactaaaatgaaataagtctgaaatgttgcatgcaggcaacaaaccaattactttatttgaagaatttattatgatttttcttgcattaataaagttttaattcctgtttttacagaACTTGTAaaactggtcttaactggttttactagtaataggacgataaataaattctacgttgataagtgagtgatagctatatgaccagatgtcaatgctgtcattcaacattgtaacgcactccagccaaataagtaaaaagtaaataagtaaataataagtaaatatgtaaataaataaataattaagtaagtaaataagtaggcctaaataagtaagtaaataagtaaacaaataatacgcgtactgcagtttaaagagaactggaacatggcaaaatctaaacccgtgaaggaatgcTACTTCCAGAAGAAataggaatatgattattttgttgttgaagacgaaataattgcttgtttactgtgtcgcatcgaatttatttctactcgtcatttcaatattaaaccacatttcagcAAAGTCCGTATTGAGAATTATGGAATCCACAAACTAtcaggtaagttcattattacgaactgtgtattgattatttatttatatattgtaaaattaaggacgtcactcattatgttcattttgaattgaaattaatagtgactttcaaggttcattacttaaatgctataaatttatgttttcgtaggtgatgataggaggaaagttttcgaaaatctaaaacaggttaggtgcaaagaaatctcaaagaaactaccgacaggaaatctagcataattgtcaaccttgaaacgagataatgcattataaaaacaatgaatttattacaatcctttttgaaaattacatgccgccactgattgGTCAGAGAATATGAATAACTCtatgcggaagtcgatcatccccaatagaagtggagtgaggctgacgtcatatttctcctacttacgagttctgcaggcctggtctagaccctagaatttctgccttcttctttgacaggtcaaggtctctaatgagatcactcAATTTCACTTGACTCAGTCTTTGTGGTTTATCATCTTTTTCCTCAAAATCGGGGTCATGGGATGTGGAACGCTTGTTGGGTTgttcttcttgttccacactgtcttcattttctacttcacaCACACAATTTTCGGATGGAGTAGGAACTGGTAAACTATCTGAATGTGGAATAGGTCGAATAGCAGATCGAAGATTCGGGTATTGAActgttcttcttttcttcatagaCAATCCTGCCTTTATAGATGGAGTCTAGCAGAAATAGCAGTCATCTGTATGGTTTCTAGGCTCCCGCCAAACCACAGCACAGCAAAAGCCATAGATCATTTCATATTTTTCAGCCATTTTCGCAGTGTAACTGAACAAGAGTTGCAACATATAGGTGAGCCCATGACTTATCCTGGTCCCCTAACATTCATACCGAAATAATGCTGATAGGCAGTCTTCAGAAGAGGCGTCAGATTGCAAAAATGTTATTTCAccacaaatgtaacaaaaattattcactatatttacacatttccgtggcatttttacaaattttacactttaaaagcacttccaaaccagaaattctgcattaattacagcagaaacaatatgaaattcacagtcaCAGTATCAATATCTATGTTTataacttacaaacagctgaaagtttataacttacaaacagctgaagaacatttgtgttttgttatttgacaggtgtgccaactcccaaaacaaaatattccccaaactgaaaatgttgactctaaaaatgaaatgtcactttaACTTCAAAACAAGAGCTaatctgtcatttttatggtgatttttgaattcacaggtggaaatacataagaattagctatttttgggcccgaaacattttcattgttgggtagtgttatttttaataaaacaagtaaaattaatttcctctaatttgaggaagctctgataaataaaaaatacaagtctTTTGCTAATTGGAGGGTAATCTTGTTGTTATTTCACTTAGTAGGTATATGTTGGTTGATTCATTGTAATAACTGTGCCTTAATTTTGacaaacatttttatgaaatccAGGTTTTGCCAAAAGATTTTATTGATGCACGCTGATCATCACTGAGCATGTAGTATGACATACCATTTTATATTTATCcataaatgaaaattgaaattgtactgaCTAGCTGGTTTCCAAACATTGATAATTTGAGTACAGTATTTACAGTTCTATGTTTTGAATAATGAGGAGTGTGTGAATACcgtaaatatattaatcattttcctatacttttttatatttttgacttCGAAAAAGAAATATAGACAAATTATGTACAACTAAACTTAGTTTTTTATTGACTGCAATACTAAAACATAGAGGTTTTATGAATAGTTTTGCAAATGAAAATTAGTCCCTTTTTGAACACCGTGAAATAAAGTTACTTTTTCATGCATTTCATGGCCTgctcttttatatatataaattctaaattatagacatcagctcaaagaatttgagtgaccacaagggtcctgaacaCAATAAAcgtgtacaatataatgtgatatgatacattaaagaaaaaagaaagttaattgtttaaggcaaatataagtggattaattgaaatagagatgatgatgtagtatttgaagagaatccttgataatatttataaggacagacattacataatcaaaaggaatgtgaagttccttaagataattccatgtgaatttggaaatagaacctctactgccaaacagcaaaccaatgacagaccattgtttaagagggacgttgtacttttaagaaagataaggcagacaaggttcatatatggacttcttctcaatatcaacttcggtagCCTGATTTAGgattctttcgaaacggatagtagggtcaagaacaagaacccgttttaagcgtccgttaatagcaataatgtctgcccgtctgaaagaaccatctgatgatacacaatgtacttcctcatgaatctcccaatttaaagtttttaacgatgtcaccaaagcatgtcgtacacgatgatgtctagcattgatcagcagctcgcctttagggcattgtccaagcacgtgtccaagtgtttcaagctctcTACAGTCTGGATGACACAGCGGGTtatgcttagagttctgcccggtattgcgcgaaccgccgaaatattgcttgacatttttaaagcactggtccattctgaggaagataggccctttcgattgcttacccatgagtaatccctttaccacgcaaggtatggtttgttcAAGTTTGGAATGcatcatttcttaagtgtttacgaattttacgacctgaccagttgatagcatcagtagttgtgatattcaattttgacagagcaaaatctttttcgcttacaaggtccctaacattgtggagatggcagtcatcaacacgaagaagagtattacagatatttatatgttgtacataagcttcccaagatgctttcattaacgaaagaccacAATATTTTTTAGGGGAGTGGGAGTAGAGCATTCCGTCAGGGCAGTTatgaggaagaccaataagctctttgcatgctcctctggtaactttatctaaatcattaagaaatttggttttAATTTGGTAGAGTGGAGCACACTGTAAGGGATATCATATACATCTATAGAAACAATGctgttacttttattattaaaaatcgatCATTGACTTACCCATACAGTCACAaggcttgagttgtgagggtgctaggaacaatagactgtgccagtactagtttgcattgtctgtaatgagggaATATTAGCggttctagtggttagcaactatctatggatggatatttactacatattgagcttcgtggctgtatatactggactgtggacTTACTGTAACCTACTAGAGATTCTGTTCTCTTTGGAGAGTGTAGAATATATTTTGATTATGAGAGGAGAATAAATGTCTTCTAGGAGATatgttgtaataaataaaattatgacggCAACTTGTGTGTGAGGTGGAGAATTCTGAGAATCTTATCTCTTATTTAAAAGAAGTTTAACTTTACATAAAAGTTACATAAATgccatattttctcgaatactccATGGCCTCAAATAAACCGTGCACCCCACTTTTGAaaggcaaagaaagaaagaaaattaaaacaaacacaaattacaaaaataaaactttcaacaaattAATGTATTCGtgacaaattaaaaacatatgaTTCTGACATatgtactgctaatccaaacACCATTTAACTATGTCAATAATTGAAATACCCATGCGGGAAGATAATAGCATGtactactactttttttttttaacttggttatttaactatgctgaaacaactactagattatttagtgtcgttgggattggtaatagcaagatggtatgaggccgaggattcgccatagattacctgacatttaccttacggttggggaaaaccttggaagaaaCCAAACCAAGTagtcagtccaagtgggaatcgaactcaagcctgaatgcaactccggatcagtaggcaaatgcGCTACTGCCTGAGCAATGTTGGTGGCTGGCTACCACCTTAAGAGTTGCACTGGAGGAAaaggacagtgttgccaacttcatttcaaaTAAGTCTCGCACccatattttttacttgtatatttcggaaAAGACTGGCAACGAAATTTTCACGCAGATCCATCTGAATATAAAAATGGAAGTTATAGGTAGATGATAAGTCCATTGCGAATtttgcttatattataaattaaacagccttaaaatgtttttataaacTACGAATTTGGTGTTATATAGGGTCATTAGCTTTACTCTTATCAGTGGAAACTGTATTTTGGaattttttccattaaaaaaaaaaacatattgctcTGTCTGTGTCTGAACCTGCATTACTTGGATCCAGTCGCAATCACTGTAACCACTATGTCACTAAGAACTTGTTTATGTAACTAATGAAAAATCGGTAGTAAAGGAAAGTCACCTTTTTGGTGAGGAAGACTAATGCCACTATAAGATGCTCTTAATTTTCTGGCATCTGTTTGCACAAAATGGAGGTACGGCTTCTGTGCAACATAATTGAGAATTTAGTTATTTAACTGAGCTTTGTGACATTGATCAAGTATGTCCACTATCATATGTATTTAGCTTACTTTCATTTAGCCCTCTcaaataactttaataaaataGCAAACTAGGTTTGCTAGCTAATAAATGCTAtgtcgatggtgttcgggtaaaggggttaagtcattttttgtgcaaatggagttttgtttccCCAGGAGAattcacaagttaaattctataaGTAGGTGtgcaaaaacaaaagaatactagtaTTTTGAACTggctatcctaccccattatctcctggcctagttgcctcatgagtgatgccttgttggtgtcacttgtggggtccagacctatcttcgaacagttgactaacaataactagcatttgatgtgttttatttgtgtagaaaattacttGCAATAATGGtctgatgtttaattttcatttaactcgaaactcatttttatgacatcgctctttacccaaacaccatcgatttATTCAAATAGTAATTAATGCTATGCAATGctgtttttaaaaacattttttctataaatacaaataattaatgctttaatttcacatttttagtgatagttaattatatttaatctgCATTGAACTTCCACAGTGGTTCCAAAGTCTGTTCTttgttttgataaatgaatttcAGAGATTCTTATGCTGTCCACTTACTTTTGCTTAGTAGGTACCAAAATTAAATCATTGGACCTGCCTTCAGTGGTATTCAGTGTTTCTTCATGAGAGTACTGGTACTTGCTCtgttcatttttataaaatttgaaaatctgAGTGAAATATGGGACATTTAACCTTGTTGCTACTCTAGACTCAGAGTAATTTGTTATCTAATGGAATTTGGATATAATTCGAAAACTGTTTTGCTTCTCTTGCTTCAGTATACCAAGGAGTAATCCGTTCTTGCAAGGATCAAATTGCTATAGATGTGGAACTACAAAAGGAGAAGGCTGATGGTGGAAATGTGATAACCTACAGGGACTACTTGCCAATATGGAAGGCATTGCTTACTCCCCAGAGCTTTGAAAAGAGAAGTAAGTGGAAATTGGGTCCAACTTATTGATCGAGAAATGAGCAGTCTTTAtcttattatgaaattaacataaatattgCTTTATGATATTGATGGTTGGGATCATGATTGCAAGAATGCAGAATTTGGGTTAAGAAGCATGTAAGCACTAGAATTAACATAAACAGTGTTGAAAATGTTGTGGAACATGTTGTAAATAAAAGTGATGTAAGTGGTGTCTTCTTTGAACAGTCTAAAACTGTTACAACAACAGACTTCTTTCCTCCCTGTTCCTCCTCCAGTTTTACTTTGATATgttgattgttgttgttttctaatgccaggcatttgacaatgaagtcatttgacctcttgcactccaatatttttcaaagatattatcgtgaccagccactgaagcacagattttaagatgttctgaatccatttcttggtttgagttgcacaatggacagttaggggactgatatattccaattctatgcaggtgtttggccaaacaatcatggcctgttgccaatctaaatgcagctacagacgattttcgtggtaaatcgggaattaactgtggattttggtgcagagagttccattttttcccttgggattttgttattaaattttgtttgttgaagtctaagtatgtagatttaataaatcttttcacagagtaatatgtagatttagtaacaggtctgtaagtagcagtgctgcccttctttgctaaagcatccgcattctcatttcccgggattccacaatgggatggtatccattggaatacaattcttttattgagtgatattaattgagagagcattttagttatttctgctgtttgagatgaaggtgtgtgtttagagactattgatagaatagctgctttggagtctgacaatataactgcattcctaaatttattgatgtggcatagaagattcctgagactttcccttactgcaatgatttcaccatcaaaacttgttccatatccaagagatctataaagtgagaagagacagcacgtaacatctgcaccggcaccttgttctctggagatcaaggatccgtcggtgtataaatgaagccagttttgtggagggtacctaatattaattgtctctaaagacaattgtttcagtatttcagtgtttacttctgatttcagtatttcttctgttaaatttagattatattctatatttaatagagttaaagggtttggtttaatttgtaagctttcttttaaattcgggatattgattttctgttttaattcttgaacaatgttGAAGTGTGGTACCCTTATATGTCTTAATTTAGATGTTTTTGAACCCATCATTTGAATGTAGGAAACTTATTTTTGTTCATGTGAGTAGCAAGTAGTTTGAGCCCAGTTCAGAAAGAGGAAAGTTAAACTTGGACTGGTTACTCTTAAAACAAAAGATCATTACAAACAATTAAGAGTAAGTTGTCTGAAACTTTGTTTTGTTAAACTGAAGAATGTGAGTATTCAGCATTTTGCAGtattatatgcatttctattTAGCTGGCAGGGGGTAGTGACTTGCATTTTATAATCTCTCCTACCAAAATTCCATCATC contains these protein-coding regions:
- the LOC138700179 gene encoding uncharacterized protein isoform X1; this encodes MKKRRTVQYPNLRSAIRPIPHSDSLPVPTPSENCVCEVENEDSVEQEEQPNKRSTSHDPDFEEKDDKPQRLSQVKLSDLIRDLDLSKKKAEILGSRPGLQNSCGAVTDEHGERFHQDISVMQRRYHGRWNETMLADYCWSLCRNAPELTRGKLKADNLMKPPHDSLQTQPSARLVCFSLSCEGESEDSRAKLPVEISPRHW
- the LOC138700179 gene encoding uncharacterized protein isoform X2 is translated as MKKRRTVQYPNLRSAIRPIPHSDSLPVPTPSENCVCEVENEDSVEQEEQPNKRSTSHDPDFEEKDDKPQRLSQVKLSDLIRDLDLSKKKAEILGSRPGLQNSCGAVTDEHGERFHQDISVMQRRYHGRWNETMLADYCWSLCRNAPELTRGKLKADNLMKPPHDSLQTQPSARPQSGLTTAKQPTLNAH